The Methanomethylovorans hollandica DSM 15978 genome includes a region encoding these proteins:
- a CDS encoding helix-turn-helix transcriptional regulator gives MNIIWYSEKRKNILLLLKEGPRDIDRIKISLNETSRSIMPQIKKLLQKKLIVQDGEKYYLSEIGELIVENIEPLLNTMRVIEENKEFWATRDLSALPQNLFNRLGELGHYLLIEPDLDRMFELPKEFKDNVLKSKKMSTFISYVHPHIPSFYLELADKGVSLSLFMTNAAFQKMNSEYITEMEAISSYNDVEIFLCDENIPLPTVAVTGWFTYLCFLNSEGRYDHRDIISFDESALLWSTELIDYCRSKSERVCLPKEKSNLDH, from the coding sequence ATGAACATTATCTGGTATTCAGAAAAGAGAAAGAATATTCTTCTCCTGTTAAAAGAAGGACCAAGGGATATAGATAGAATAAAAATTTCCCTTAATGAGACCTCACGGTCTATAATGCCTCAGATCAAAAAACTCTTGCAAAAGAAACTCATAGTTCAGGATGGAGAAAAGTACTATCTATCTGAAATAGGAGAACTGATAGTAGAGAATATTGAGCCGCTATTGAATACAATGAGAGTGATAGAAGAGAACAAAGAATTCTGGGCGACAAGGGATCTTAGCGCTCTTCCTCAAAATCTTTTTAATAGATTAGGTGAACTGGGACATTACTTGCTAATAGAACCTGATCTAGATCGTATGTTCGAGCTCCCTAAAGAATTCAAAGATAACGTACTTAAGTCCAAAAAAATGTCCACTTTTATATCTTATGTACATCCACATATCCCTTCCTTTTACTTAGAATTAGCAGACAAAGGTGTTTCTCTTTCATTGTTCATGACTAACGCAGCATTCCAGAAAATGAATTCTGAATATATTACAGAGATGGAAGCTATTTCATCTTACAATGATGTTGAAATCTTTCTGTGCGATGAGAACATACCTTTGCCAACAGTGGCTGTAACTGGATGGTTCACATATCTTTGCTTTTTAAACAGTGAGGGAAGATACGACCACAGGGACATAATTAGTTTTGATGAAAGTGCATTGCTTTGGAGTACTGAACTTATTGATTATTGCAGAAGCAAATCTGAAAGAGTCTGTCTTCCTAAGGAAAAGAGCAACTTAGATCATTGA
- a CDS encoding helix-turn-helix transcriptional regulator — protein METLSETIWFSEKRKELMFLLLEGPKTSEEIEHKMGVAWRSMMLPVKELKEMDLLVTENSRYMLSSIGRIVTENAKPVSDIIDVLDKNTDYWANRNLKLIPRRLCRRLGELGNFSLIEPELKDMFELPEKYMTSISRSTHIMSVLSFFHPSYLSIFSEMASKGVEISLLLTESVWQRIKEDFQEHKDQLENIGNAHVFVYQHESAPPTIVATDVFLLLSIFNKEGRYDHRDILSFDASALQWGKELFLHYVESSIKVI, from the coding sequence ATGGAAACATTATCAGAAACAATTTGGTTTTCAGAAAAACGTAAAGAGCTCATGTTCTTACTATTGGAAGGCCCAAAAACTTCTGAAGAAATAGAACATAAAATGGGAGTAGCCTGGAGATCGATGATGCTCCCAGTAAAAGAACTTAAGGAAATGGACCTGCTTGTAACTGAAAATAGCAGATATATGCTATCTAGCATCGGTAGGATCGTAACAGAGAATGCAAAGCCTGTTTCAGATATCATAGATGTACTGGACAAGAACACTGATTATTGGGCAAACAGAAATCTAAAGTTGATTCCCAGGAGACTCTGCAGAAGGCTTGGAGAACTGGGAAATTTTTCTCTCATAGAGCCTGAACTAAAAGATATGTTCGAATTGCCTGAAAAATATATGACTTCAATTTCCAGATCTACCCACATAATGTCAGTATTATCCTTTTTCCATCCCTCTTACCTTTCAATTTTTAGTGAGATGGCCTCAAAAGGTGTTGAGATTTCACTTCTGCTAACAGAATCTGTGTGGCAGAGAATAAAAGAGGATTTCCAGGAACATAAGGACCAATTGGAAAATATCGGTAATGCACATGTATTCGTTTATCAGCATGAATCTGCACCTCCAACTATAGTTGCCACTGATGTTTTCCTGCTTTTAAGCATCTTTAATAAAGAAGGCAGGTATGACCACAGAGATATTCTGAGTTTCGATGCAAGTGCACTGCAATGGGGCAAAGAGTTGTTCCTTCATTATGTTGAAAGTTCCATTAAAGTGATTTGA
- a CDS encoding PAS domain S-box protein, giving the protein MGFNDLSIKFKLTLYIVVGVFLVLAVSTGVIITTVTTQQEKLAYQQSIELARDYANQFDGDMRQSKAIAQTLANSMEVYSSSDRDEVNDMLRNLLLKNPSITGVYVGYEPNAFDGKDDEYSGTNGHDETGRFIPYWNKISGSVALVPLEYYDEYDYYQKTKKTTMDVVTEPYYYQGIFMVSFDSPIIKDGSFVGIGGVDVSLKYIDDVMDNVKAFDTGYAFVTGNTGILVSHPVHKDWIASKTLYDFGIPEISEAADNIKEGKGGNFETVDPATGKDAIMFYEPVKTGNYSFILVVPKDEMLAGVASLRNKLIIISAISIAFMGLVAYLIAMSITRPINKIVTSFKMISQDAVEGKLDARANTDVGVDFREIPKGLNEILDAVTAPIRENMRVTNALAKGELKTRIQLDLKGKFKQAGDTLDNFAEYLDRIIEDSNSVLTAIQNNDFSKPVKVYGEGDLRILTNGIEQTRLSLDEATTERIKAEYALRESEKKFRTLFDSTSDAIYLHDMEGKILEVNQLACERMGYTHDEFLQMKQTDIDGTFTGKYLLELIKELCKLKSNIFETVHVTKSGKILPVELSSRLIKYDGKKAVLTIARDITERKRIEKALKQYAEQLEISNKLKEEMERVVNSSPVIVFKWRMEKDWPVEFVSENITQIGYTVEDFISGQIKYADILHPEDRERFHYRLEQHQGTPSDQFNQEYRIFTKSGDVRWVDERTFIQTEPSEEIMLQGIILDVTERKKAEEALLRTEEIRKKEIHHRVKNNLQVISSLLFLESENFKDKEIVEAFLDSRNRVRSMALIHEELYQSGDMSTIDFADYTRNLLNFLTKSYFMESKKIKLNSKIENVYLGMDTAIPLGMIINELVSNSLKHGFPHTIEGNVNVTLELDGNEFTLQISDDGIGFPESINFRQTTSLGLQLVTTLVEQINGTIELENNRGTSFKIRFKEFKCKV; this is encoded by the coding sequence ATGGGATTTAACGATCTATCCATAAAATTTAAATTAACTCTTTATATAGTAGTAGGGGTTTTTCTGGTGCTGGCAGTGTCCACAGGAGTTATTATTACCACAGTGACTACTCAGCAGGAGAAATTGGCCTATCAGCAATCCATTGAGCTGGCCAGGGACTACGCCAACCAGTTCGATGGCGATATGAGGCAGTCAAAAGCTATTGCTCAGACACTTGCAAATTCAATGGAAGTTTATTCGTCTTCAGACAGGGATGAGGTAAATGATATGCTCAGGAACTTGCTGCTGAAAAACCCCTCAATTACAGGTGTCTATGTCGGATACGAACCCAATGCTTTCGACGGTAAAGATGATGAATACTCTGGCACTAATGGTCATGATGAAACCGGGCGTTTTATTCCTTATTGGAACAAGATCAGTGGTAGTGTGGCTCTGGTGCCTCTTGAGTATTACGATGAATATGATTACTATCAAAAGACAAAAAAAACAACCATGGATGTTGTTACAGAACCATACTACTACCAAGGCATATTCATGGTAAGCTTTGATTCACCAATTATCAAGGATGGCAGTTTCGTGGGGATAGGGGGAGTGGATGTTTCCCTGAAGTACATAGATGATGTCATGGACAATGTAAAGGCATTCGATACGGGTTATGCTTTTGTGACCGGGAACACCGGTATCCTGGTCTCTCATCCTGTGCACAAGGACTGGATAGCTTCAAAAACTCTATACGACTTTGGCATACCAGAAATATCTGAAGCTGCAGACAATATAAAAGAAGGAAAAGGTGGTAACTTCGAAACAGTAGATCCAGCTACAGGTAAAGATGCAATAATGTTCTATGAGCCGGTGAAGACCGGAAACTATTCTTTTATTCTCGTAGTTCCTAAAGATGAGATGCTTGCAGGTGTGGCTTCCCTTAGGAACAAACTCATCATAATCTCTGCCATCTCTATTGCGTTCATGGGACTTGTGGCTTATCTCATAGCAATGTCCATAACCAGACCGATCAATAAGATCGTCACCAGTTTTAAAATGATCTCACAGGATGCTGTAGAAGGTAAACTGGATGCGAGGGCAAATACTGACGTAGGAGTAGACTTCAGGGAGATACCTAAAGGCCTCAATGAAATACTTGATGCTGTGACAGCTCCAATTCGGGAGAATATGAGAGTTACTAATGCTCTTGCTAAAGGAGAACTTAAAACAAGGATACAACTTGATCTGAAGGGTAAATTTAAGCAGGCAGGCGATACATTGGATAATTTCGCCGAATATCTGGATAGGATCATAGAAGACTCTAATAGCGTGCTTACTGCTATCCAGAATAATGACTTCTCTAAACCTGTTAAAGTATATGGAGAAGGTGATCTACGCATACTCACTAATGGTATCGAACAGACACGCTTGTCTCTGGACGAGGCCACTACAGAGCGCATAAAGGCTGAATATGCACTACGAGAATCCGAAAAGAAGTTCAGAACACTCTTTGATAGTACGAGTGATGCAATATATCTCCATGACATGGAAGGAAAAATACTTGAGGTCAACCAGTTAGCATGTGAAAGAATGGGTTATACCCATGACGAATTCCTTCAGATGAAACAGACTGATATAGATGGTACTTTTACAGGTAAATATTTACTTGAACTGATCAAGGAACTTTGTAAGCTAAAAAGTAATATTTTTGAGACAGTGCATGTTACAAAAAGTGGTAAGATACTGCCTGTAGAACTCAGCAGCCGCCTCATCAAGTATGATGGTAAAAAAGCTGTATTGACCATAGCTCGTGACATCACTGAGCGCAAACGCATAGAAAAGGCTCTTAAGCAATACGCTGAACAACTTGAGATTTCTAACAAACTAAAAGAAGAAATGGAAAGAGTTGTGAATAGCAGTCCTGTAATCGTATTTAAATGGAGAATGGAAAAAGACTGGCCAGTTGAATTTGTTTCTGAGAACATCACCCAGATAGGTTATACTGTCGAAGATTTTATTTCTGGTCAAATCAAGTATGCGGATATTTTACATCCAGAGGATCGCGAAAGATTCCACTATAGGCTTGAGCAACATCAAGGCACTCCTTCTGATCAGTTCAATCAAGAATACAGGATCTTCACGAAATCAGGAGATGTCAGGTGGGTAGATGAAAGAACTTTTATCCAGACAGAACCATCTGAAGAAATTATGCTTCAGGGTATCATTCTTGACGTTACTGAACGTAAAAAGGCTGAGGAAGCACTTTTAAGGACAGAGGAGATCCGTAAGAAAGAGATCCATCACAGAGTTAAAAATAATCTCCAGGTAATATCAAGTCTGCTATTCCTTGAATCTGAGAATTTCAAAGATAAAGAGATAGTTGAGGCTTTTCTGGACAGCCGTAACCGTGTGAGATCGATGGCATTGATCCATGAGGAATTATATCAATCAGGAGATATGTCCACAATTGATTTTGCAGATTATACCCGCAACTTACTGAATTTCCTGACAAAATCCTATTTTATGGAATCCAAAAAGATTAAATTAAATTCAAAGATAGAAAATGTTTATCTGGGCATGGACACTGCCATTCCTCTGGGAATGATAATAAATGAACTGGTCTCCAATTCGCTCAAGCATGGATTCCCGCATACTATCGAAGGGAATGTTAATGTTACTCTTGAGCTTGATGGTAATGAGTTCACCCTACAGATAAGTGATGATGGCATAGGATTCCCTGAAAGCATCAATTTCAGACAAACTACTTCTCTGGGCCTGCAGCTTGTGACAACTCTTGTTGAGCAGATAAACGGAACTATTGAACTTGAAAACAATAGGGGAACATCTTTTAAAATACGTTTTAAAGAGTTTAAGTGTAAGGTTTAG
- a CDS encoding response regulator: protein MTEAKILVVEDENIVALEIKKRLQKLGYIVPSVASTGEDAISKVEGILPDLVLMDIMLKGEIDGIDAAGEIRKRFNIPVVYLTAYSDEETLQRAKLTEPYGYILKPFEENDLRTTIEIALYRHQNLNGSKKKEGYITE from the coding sequence ATGACAGAAGCAAAGATACTTGTAGTTGAAGATGAGAACATAGTTGCTCTTGAAATAAAGAAAAGATTGCAGAAGTTAGGCTATATAGTGCCGAGTGTGGCGTCAACCGGGGAAGACGCGATCAGTAAGGTTGAAGGTATTCTTCCGGATCTTGTGTTGATGGACATAATGCTCAAAGGTGAGATCGACGGAATAGATGCTGCAGGGGAGATCAGGAAGCGTTTTAACATACCTGTAGTCTATCTAACTGCATATTCTGATGAGGAGACATTGCAGAGGGCCAAGTTGACAGAACCCTATGGTTATATTCTGAAACCTTTTGAGGAAAATGATCTGCGTACAACAATAGAAATTGCACTATATAGACATCAAAATTTAAATGGCAGCAAAAAAAAAGAAGGTTATATCACTGAATAA
- the pylD gene encoding 3-methylornithyl-N6-L-lysine dehydrogenase PylD, giving the protein MALLTPEDLDNLSAQFEESESTIERVTGTRLTDICKELYGKDLGSEKVGIIPITAGNGIISNFTSSLLFIAQRLGLEGFITQHTDVAGYYEAIRDGADILLMADDHLFIAHNLRNGKLVTNHEATGIIYSEIASRFKDSGSSEILVIGLGRVGYAGAKHLAEKGFDVYACDPNRDFLDKAAHEIGIKEYCKEDRKKFSMVFEATPNANTITEGMIAERCLVSTPGIPCGLPQEVGGKYRVDLVMEPLFIGVTSMLYSVI; this is encoded by the coding sequence ATGGCATTGCTCACACCCGAAGACCTTGATAATCTCTCTGCTCAATTTGAAGAGAGTGAGTCTACCATTGAAAGAGTTACAGGAACCAGACTTACAGATATCTGCAAAGAACTCTATGGAAAAGACCTGGGATCGGAAAAGGTTGGTATAATACCCATAACCGCAGGTAATGGAATCATAAGCAATTTTACCTCTTCCTTGCTTTTCATAGCTCAGCGCCTTGGGCTTGAAGGTTTCATTACTCAGCATACAGATGTGGCAGGATATTATGAGGCTATAAGGGATGGCGCAGATATACTATTAATGGCTGATGATCATCTTTTCATCGCTCACAATCTCAGGAATGGAAAATTGGTCACTAACCATGAAGCAACAGGCATCATCTATTCAGAGATCGCTTCCAGGTTTAAGGACTCAGGCTCAAGTGAGATCCTTGTTATAGGCCTTGGAAGAGTAGGATATGCAGGAGCTAAACATCTTGCAGAAAAAGGGTTCGATGTTTATGCCTGTGATCCTAACAGAGATTTTCTGGATAAAGCAGCTCATGAAATTGGAATTAAGGAATACTGCAAAGAGGATCGAAAGAAGTTTTCCATGGTATTCGAAGCAACACCCAATGCAAACACAATAACCGAGGGTATGATAGCAGAGAGATGTCTGGTCTCAACACCTGGAATACCCTGTGGATTGCCTCAGGAAGTCGGAGGTAAATACAGAGTAGATCTAGTCATGGAACCTCTCTTCATAGGAGTTACATCTATGCTTTATTCAGTGATATAA
- the pylC gene encoding 3-methylornithine--L-lysine ligase PylC yields the protein MKQICLIGGKLQGFEVAYHARKAGIRVVLIDRNKNAFIKDLVDTFHCFDIVEQPERLIEISAAVDAMIPVNENFDTIDFLETIKDRLHCSLLFDFDAYRISRDKNTSKKYFRSIGIPTPTDKPTHPPYFVKPSCMSSSIGTAIIYDDEGLKGLDPTMLIEEYVEGDVLSLEVVGDGEHFAVVKETKIHIDDTHDCHMVTPVSHNPELRRITYELARNLKLKGIMDVEAIYSPQGLKVLEIDARFPSQTPTAVYHSSGVNLLELLMQAFTEGVQEIVQAPEGNYCIYEHLILKDGKLSPVGEHILSMGNNYRPIHESESIEIFQRDGEHKAFTVITWGGDQEKAETNRKKAHEMILSTPEQEVP from the coding sequence ATGAAACAAATATGTTTGATCGGAGGTAAGCTGCAGGGTTTCGAGGTAGCATACCATGCCAGAAAAGCAGGCATTAGAGTTGTATTGATAGACAGGAATAAAAATGCGTTCATAAAGGATCTGGTTGATACGTTCCATTGTTTTGACATTGTGGAGCAACCTGAAAGGCTCATAGAGATATCAGCAGCTGTCGATGCCATGATCCCTGTAAACGAAAATTTCGATACTATCGATTTCCTTGAGACCATAAAGGATAGGCTTCATTGTTCTTTGCTCTTTGATTTTGATGCATACAGGATAAGCAGGGATAAGAACACATCGAAAAAATACTTCAGATCCATAGGTATTCCAACACCTACAGATAAACCCACTCATCCACCATATTTTGTAAAACCTTCCTGCATGAGCAGCAGCATTGGTACAGCCATAATCTATGATGATGAAGGCCTGAAAGGTCTTGACCCTACCATGCTCATAGAAGAATATGTGGAAGGAGATGTGTTGTCTCTTGAAGTTGTAGGAGATGGAGAACATTTTGCGGTGGTAAAGGAAACAAAGATCCATATTGATGATACCCACGATTGCCATATGGTAACACCTGTCAGTCACAATCCTGAACTAAGGAGGATCACCTATGAACTTGCACGCAATCTTAAGCTCAAGGGTATCATGGACGTGGAAGCAATTTACAGTCCTCAGGGACTGAAAGTGCTAGAAATAGACGCCAGGTTCCCCAGCCAGACACCTACAGCTGTCTATCATTCTTCAGGAGTTAATCTTCTGGAACTACTTATGCAGGCTTTTACAGAAGGTGTACAGGAGATAGTCCAGGCACCAGAGGGTAATTACTGCATATATGAGCACCTTATCCTCAAGGATGGAAAATTGTCACCTGTTGGTGAGCACATTCTGTCAATGGGAAACAATTACAGGCCGATCCATGAATCGGAAAGTATAGAGATATTCCAGCGTGATGGAGAACATAAGGCATTTACAGTTATAACCTGGGGTGGAGACCAGGAAAAAGCTGAAACGAACAGAAAAAAGGCACACGAAATGATACTTAGTACGCCAGAACAGGAGGTACCATAA
- the pylB gene encoding methylornithine synthase PylB — translation MFTNMDKNDLDAYALKVINRIEIPEDELREMLLITDSTELEKLHYVARKVRDHYFGNKVFLYSFVYFSTHCKNRCAFCYYNTMNKINRYRLELEDIRNICRKLKGEQIHMVDLTMGEDPYFHENPRQFAKVIDIVKEELGLPVMISPGVLDDKTLKMLREHGANFLALYQETYDQELYEKLRVGQSFSDRMHAREFAQTIGYCVEDGLLTGVGNDVESTLISLRSMAKENPQMVRVMTFIPQEGTPLEKKVQESNLSELKIISVLRLMFPDRLIPASLDVEGIEGMVYRLNAGANVVTSIIPSDSPLEGVANYDRKHEERKRDPKSVVEKLRTMGMEPAAQSDFNNLLG, via the coding sequence ATGTTCACTAATATGGACAAAAATGACCTTGATGCATATGCACTAAAGGTCATAAATAGAATAGAAATACCTGAAGATGAACTTCGGGAAATGCTTTTGATTACGGACAGTACAGAACTTGAAAAGCTTCATTATGTAGCAAGGAAAGTTAGAGATCACTATTTCGGGAACAAGGTGTTCCTCTACAGTTTCGTCTACTTTTCCACACACTGTAAGAACAGGTGTGCATTCTGTTACTACAACACAATGAACAAGATCAACAGGTACCGGCTGGAACTTGAAGATATCCGTAATATATGCAGGAAACTTAAAGGAGAACAGATCCACATGGTGGACCTCACCATGGGGGAAGACCCGTACTTTCATGAAAATCCTAGACAATTCGCTAAGGTCATAGATATAGTCAAAGAGGAACTCGGTCTTCCAGTCATGATATCCCCAGGGGTGCTGGATGACAAAACACTGAAAATGCTGCGGGAGCATGGTGCTAACTTCTTAGCCTTGTATCAGGAAACTTATGATCAAGAACTCTATGAGAAGCTGAGAGTCGGGCAATCCTTCTCAGACCGGATGCATGCCCGTGAATTTGCTCAGACGATAGGTTACTGTGTTGAGGATGGGCTGCTCACAGGTGTGGGTAATGATGTCGAATCAACACTAATTTCTCTGAGGAGCATGGCAAAAGAGAATCCTCAGATGGTCCGGGTGATGACCTTCATTCCCCAGGAAGGAACCCCTCTTGAGAAAAAAGTGCAGGAATCAAACCTGTCAGAACTCAAGATAATATCAGTATTAAGGCTGATGTTCCCAGATAGACTTATACCTGCATCTCTTGACGTAGAAGGCATTGAAGGTATGGTATACCGCTTAAATGCAGGTGCTAATGTGGTAACATCTATAATTCCTTCAGATTCTCCACTTGAGGGTGTGGCAAACTATGACCGCAAACATGAAGAGAGAAAGAGGGACCCTAAGAGCGTGGTAGAAAAGCTCAGGACCATGGGAATGGAACCAGCTGCACAATCAGATTTCAACAATTTACTAGGATAG
- the pylS gene encoding pyrrolysine--tRNA(Pyl) ligase translates to MKKKLIESLLNDTDMWVSRTGLLHSIRDLNVSQRFVHIVTGCGETFDIRNSRSSRSARALRLRKFKKPCKQCRVSDLKINEFLQKTSKEIRTKHVRVTEIPSNSINIPTPVHAEKPVVPLSHIPHSQPQKVSSIHVKEKTENKVERKITSLPKKPAASSSKAKDPGFTQSQKDRIVSLLGPDEMISFSKEKRSFQQLEAELINKRKDDLRKVYEDSRENLLGKLERQITDFFVERGFMEIKSPILIPFEYMERMGVGEDTKLSQQIFRVGENMCLRPMLAPGLYNYLYKFDNILPDPIRIFEIGPCYRKESDGKSHLEEFTMLNFCQMGSKCTRETLILLIEDFLDSLNIEHEIVSDNCMVYGETIDVLHKDMELSSAVVGPIPQDIDWGINKPWIGAGFGLERLLKVTYNFKTIKRAARCENYYNGISTNL, encoded by the coding sequence ATGAAAAAAAAATTAATAGAGTCCTTACTTAATGATACCGATATGTGGGTATCAAGAACCGGATTGCTTCATAGCATACGGGATTTAAATGTATCTCAACGTTTTGTTCATATAGTTACTGGCTGTGGAGAGACTTTTGATATAAGAAATTCAAGGTCCAGTCGCTCGGCACGAGCTCTAAGACTTAGGAAATTCAAAAAACCCTGCAAACAGTGCCGGGTTTCTGATCTAAAGATCAATGAATTTCTCCAGAAGACATCCAAAGAGATCAGGACAAAACATGTAAGAGTAACTGAAATTCCATCTAATTCTATAAATATACCTACTCCGGTACATGCTGAAAAACCTGTAGTTCCACTTTCTCATATCCCTCATAGTCAACCTCAAAAAGTATCCTCGATACATGTCAAGGAAAAAACGGAAAACAAGGTTGAAAGAAAAATTACGAGCTTGCCTAAGAAACCTGCAGCTTCCAGCTCAAAAGCAAAAGATCCAGGTTTTACCCAGAGCCAGAAGGACAGAATAGTATCGCTGCTGGGACCGGATGAAATGATCTCTTTTTCTAAGGAAAAGCGTTCATTCCAGCAACTTGAAGCTGAACTGATAAACAAAAGAAAAGATGACCTGCGTAAAGTATATGAAGACAGCAGGGAAAACCTTCTTGGAAAACTTGAACGTCAGATCACCGATTTTTTTGTAGAAAGGGGTTTCATGGAAATAAAATCCCCTATTCTGATACCCTTTGAATACATGGAAAGAATGGGAGTTGGTGAAGATACAAAACTTTCCCAGCAGATCTTCCGGGTGGGTGAGAATATGTGTCTACGCCCCATGCTTGCACCTGGGCTTTACAATTACCTTTACAAGTTTGATAACATTCTTCCTGACCCCATACGTATATTCGAGATCGGACCCTGTTACAGAAAAGAATCCGATGGTAAAAGCCACCTTGAAGAGTTTACAATGCTCAATTTCTGCCAGATGGGATCAAAATGTACGCGAGAAACCCTGATCCTTCTTATTGAAGATTTCCTTGATTCCCTGAACATAGAGCATGAAATCGTTTCTGATAACTGTATGGTATATGGTGAAACCATAGACGTGCTCCACAAGGACATGGAACTCTCCTCTGCAGTGGTAGGACCAATTCCTCAGGACATAGATTGGGGGATAAACAAACCTTGGATAGGGGCTGGATTCGGACTGGAAAGATTGCTCAAGGTCACGTATAATTTCAAGACCATTAAAAGGGCAGCTCGTTGTGAGAACTACTACAATGGCATCAGTACGAACCTGTGA